The genomic stretch GCCATTTCAGGGTAGTTTTTTGTATCGTCAATTGACTTTCCCAACAGTCCTATACCGTTCTTACAGTCCCATAAAGATGGCAGGATTTTGGGCGCTAGCAGCGAAGAATACTAATTTAACCCGCATGAAACAGTTAAATTCCAGGTACTATATTAACTTAGACAGCACTGCCAAAGGGTGATGATAGCATGATACGGGAATTTTTTGACGATTATAAGTCTTATTCTCCTGCTAATACCCAGCAAGAGATTTACTTTATTATGCAGGTGCTGAATCTGCCCGCAGCAGCCCGGATATTGGATTTATATTGCGGTTATGGCCGTCACGCCATACAACTGGCCAAGAACGGATTTCGCGTTACCGGTGTGGATCCCACGCAGGCGTTTTTGGACATTGCCCGTCAAAAAGCCCGTGAGGAAATGGCGGAGCTTGAATTTCAACAGTATGATATGCGTTGTTTAGACTTTCATCAGAAATTTGATGCAGTCATTAACATGTTTGCTACTTTTGGTTATTTTTCCGATGAAGAAAACTTAAATGTCCTAAAATTGATTGCCCAATCCCTGCAATCAAAAGGGGTGCTGTTGATGGACCTGTTGAACCGGGATTGGATGGTCCGCAACAATTTAAATCGATATTGGCGCCATCCCGGCGGTGATTATGTCGTATCCTACAAAGTGGAATTGCAAAATGGCGTGGCTGTCATGAAACGAGAAATAACCAATCAAAATACCGGCGTCAAGACAAAGTATGAATTCTTTCTTCGCTCTTATTCACTGCCGGAACTCGATCTAATTATGCAGGCGAGCGGATTTCATATTGTAAATGCCTATGGCAATTTTGACAATGAACCGTATAGCCCGGACTCGCCGCGTATGATCGTCCTGGCGGAAAAAACAGTTTGATATCCGGTGCCGGCTGCAGATTTTTTTTGCTTCACAGTATACACCGGTCATTTCATACAATAAGTATGAAAGACTGCGAGGTGTTCTGCTGTGGAGAAAAGGCCAACGCCATACAAAAAACGGAGAAGGGTGGGGCTGGCGCTAAGCGGAGGCTCTCTCCGGGGAGTTTCTCATATTGGCGTTCTCAAAGTACTGGAAGAAAACCGCATCCCAATCGATATGATCGCCGGGACTAGTTCCGGCGCCATTGTTGCAGCTTTATACGCTTCTGGTTATACGGTGGCTGAGATGAGAACATTGGTCAAATCTGTGTCACTGCCGGAACTCATTGATATTCATATTAAGATGCCTGGTTTTATGAAAAAAGAGGTCAAGAGCTTTGTTCATGATCAGCTGCGGTTTATTTCCTCCCTGCCCATGGGGTTAATCAGCGGCGTCAAAATCGATAGGCTATTCACCGGATTATGGCAAAACCGCACAGTCAAGGACACTGTAATTCCGCTGGCCATTACCGCGGTTGATGTATATTCCGGCGATACGGTATTCTTTGTTACACCTTTGAACAATAGACGAAAAATCGAAAATGCCAGATACTACATTCAAACTATGATTGCCGACGCTGTTCGCGCCAGCATTTCCATTCCGGGAATATTCCTGCCGAAGGAATATGGTGATATGTTATTAGTAGACGGAGCGGTAAAAAACAACTTGCCTACTGATATTCTGCATCAAATGGGGGCGGATTTTATTATTGGCGTAGATTTGGGATATGACGGCCGACCCAACCACGACATTCATTCAATGACGGATATTTTAATGCAATGCATACAGATCATGGGAAGAGAAGTAACCCTGTTAAAAAGCAAAGAGTATGCTCATGTGATCATTCGGCCCGATACCGGCAGTCTTAATCACTCTGATCTCTCAGCGGAACAAAGAATCGACGAACTGATCCTTTGCGGCGAACAGGCTGCAAAGAACAAACTATCAGAGTTGCAGAGCAAGCTGTTTATGTAGCAAAGATACATATCGCGACAGTTGGATAGAGGAGAGTGGAACGGCCTTTTTCTTTCCAGTCTGGACAGCGCTTTATGGGGAGTATTGCTGTTTAGCATTCTTACCTCCTTGCTAAATCTTTTTATCGAATCATAAATTTAGCCTTCGGTGAATTCGCCGGAAGGCATTTAACGAGAGAAGATTGTCCTATTATAGAGTGGTTACATCAATGTCATACTCTATTTTGCGGGCCACCTCCTGTGAAACATTTAATCCAAATAATTCTTTCAACAAATAGAAACCTAACTCTAATCCCGAGCTTACTCCGCCAGAGGTAATGATGTTTCCGTCCTGCACTACTTTCGAGGAAACGACTTGGACAGAATAAGATTCTAATTCACGAAATGTCGTGTGGTAAGTGGTGGCTTTTTTTCCTGTAAGCAGACCGGCCTCCGCCAGTAAAAATGCTCCGGTACAAACAGAGGCAACGTATTTAACGGTTTTCATTTGTTCTTGAATGAAATGTTTAATTGCTACGCTTTTCATAGCCGCTAATCTGCCTTTGCCGCCCGGAGTTAATATAATATCGAGGGAAGGGCAGTCGGTGAGAGTCACATCCGGAAGGATTCTCATTCCGTTAAAGGCGCGGATTGGCTCGATAGTTTCCGCCACCAGAATCACATTAGTACTATCAGGTTTTATTTTATTCACGTAACTCAAAACTTCAAACGGTCCTACAAAATCCAGTTCTTCAACCTGAGGGAATATGAGTATGCCTATGGTTATCATTTTCCTGTCACTCCTTTTATTTATTGACCCAAATAATGTTAAAACGGGAGTTGTATGGATGAAGCAGAAGAATAAGATTTATATTATTTGCAAGAGACGAAATCGATAAAGCCTTAAAAGAATTCCACATAAATCCCGGAAAATCTTTTTTTACCCCTTTTTCGATCCAACTTAACATAATAGATATTATCGGACGTAATAAAATATTAAAAAGCCAGGATGGCATTCCGGTAATTTTTTTACCGTTTGTCCATTCTGGTTTTTGTTTAAAATT from Acetonema longum DSM 6540 encodes the following:
- a CDS encoding class I SAM-dependent methyltransferase, yielding MIREFFDDYKSYSPANTQQEIYFIMQVLNLPAAARILDLYCGYGRHAIQLAKNGFRVTGVDPTQAFLDIARQKAREEMAELEFQQYDMRCLDFHQKFDAVINMFATFGYFSDEENLNVLKLIAQSLQSKGVLLMDLLNRDWMVRNNLNRYWRHPGGDYVVSYKVELQNGVAVMKREITNQNTGVKTKYEFFLRSYSLPELDLIMQASGFHIVNAYGNFDNEPYSPDSPRMIVLAEKTV
- a CDS encoding DJ-1/PfpI family protein, coding for MITIGILIFPQVEELDFVGPFEVLSYVNKIKPDSTNVILVAETIEPIRAFNGMRILPDVTLTDCPSLDIILTPGGKGRLAAMKSVAIKHFIQEQMKTVKYVASVCTGAFLLAEAGLLTGKKATTYHTTFRELESYSVQVVSSKVVQDGNIITSGGVSSGLELGFYLLKELFGLNVSQEVARKIEYDIDVTTL
- a CDS encoding patatin-like phospholipase family protein, with product MEKRPTPYKKRRRVGLALSGGSLRGVSHIGVLKVLEENRIPIDMIAGTSSGAIVAALYASGYTVAEMRTLVKSVSLPELIDIHIKMPGFMKKEVKSFVHDQLRFISSLPMGLISGVKIDRLFTGLWQNRTVKDTVIPLAITAVDVYSGDTVFFVTPLNNRRKIENARYYIQTMIADAVRASISIPGIFLPKEYGDMLLVDGAVKNNLPTDILHQMGADFIIGVDLGYDGRPNHDIHSMTDILMQCIQIMGREVTLLKSKEYAHVIIRPDTGSLNHSDLSAEQRIDELILCGEQAAKNKLSELQSKLFM